The Ahaetulla prasina isolate Xishuangbanna chromosome 3, ASM2864084v1, whole genome shotgun sequence genome window below encodes:
- the ESCO1 gene encoding N-acetyltransferase ESCO1 isoform X2, whose amino-acid sequence MAAQKRKSVLVESSAKRRKLNKSNKSVSTSKERKLQDSKCISNKKAVPKKEVPQHSATTNRGKRKCNIVKNKTSYENKKPNKSSVDSKTRSTEARCKRHPARCGKTSHKNLHSKSRLIKENSRRITKSGKYISNSNLEVQISKTSSLKKTASQNSEARWTKTSSEKPCDTDHRKLGKKSAGTDSAKAVRIRQEQLPVKQTKKVSQKNTVQDLPKSQHTVLHGHQARRSPRLQQSSDVSTISLRSRKVKETRASVTKQCSQMKKLVPQLKHEKLKHVHQKPGKSVEDNDHQIKRRKISDNKKTDCLSPKKHEVDSEISDSATSPDKPRELKNNFESSKESEKEVANTISCPINSTCSIVSKAKSKHKNGKISLKADRILPVEPVCQQEDVVKSKRISILELCEEIAGEIESDTVEVKRISPNPDYGKEEEKNPVLELPQNIVLNDEKTKQNSQCKRFFPSRKGMSVKCTVNGRHNTVNKNSKWTKIKLTKVNHVSHSISSIPKLDVLKCNNPEEQQARTVEIQLPEVPRKLSENNDSTICEQKLSTSDFEGIQIKDRMLHAEQSTVQKIENGLSEAKHCPGPTPDKSFKLEFTTPPENTSLKIISEQASVVKQVKRETTEIKPQAPVGKQLVQTPPNKASEINESRASVPKIPLTTKCGGLLTSEEHIQKLKEAAKDGDKQLIIDAGQKRFGAISCNICGMLYTASNPEDETQHLLFHNQFTSAVKYVGWKKERILSEYPDGKIIMVLPDDPKYALRKVDEIREMVDNDLGFQQAPLTCSRTKTLLFISNDKKVIGCLIAEHIQWGYRVIEEKIPDISSENDKLTFERQKAWCCSTTPEPAICGISRIWVFSMMRRKKIASRMLECLRNNFIYGSYLSKEEIAFSDPTPDGKLFATRYFGTSQFLVYNFLSGQQPQSGNLHNKR is encoded by the exons ATGGCAGCACAGAAAAGGAAATCTGTGCTGGTAGAATCCTCTGCCAAGCGGCGGAAAttgaataaaagtaataaatcagtttctactagcaaagaaagaaaactacAGGATTCTAAATGCATATCAAATAAGAAAGCAGTGCCGAAGAAAGAAGTGCCCCAACACTCTGCCACAACTAACAG GGGGAAGAGAAAATGCAACATTGTCAAAAATAAAACTTCCTATGAAAACAAGAAACCGAATAAATCATCTGTAGATTCTAAAACACGTTCTACAGAAGCTCGGTGTAAAAGACATCCAGCCCGGTGTGGTAAAACAAGTCATAAGAACCTGCATTCAAAATCACGACTGATCAAAGAAAATAGCAGAAGAATTACAAAATCTGGAAAATATATTAGTAATAGTAACTTAGAGGTTCAGATTTCTAAAACCTCTTCtctaaaaaaaacagcttctcaGAACAGTGAAGCAAGGTGGACTAAAACGTCAAGTGAAAAGCCTTGTGATACTGACCACAGAAAGTTAGGCAAAAAATCAGCGGGCACTGATTCTGCCAAAGCTGTCAGAATTAGGCAAGAACAATTACCTGTCAAACAAACTAAAAAAGTATCTCAGAAGAACACAGTGCAGGACCTTCCAAAGTCACAGCATACTGTTTTACATGGCCATCAAGCTAGAAGATCGCCAAGATTGCAGCAGTCATCTGATGTTTCTACAATATCTTTGAGAAGCAGAAAAGTTAAAGAAACACGTGCTTCTGTTACAAAGCAATGTAGCCAGATGAAAAAGCTGGTACCGCAACTAAAACATGAAAAGTTGAAACACGTTCACCAGAAACCAGGAAAGTCTGTGGAAGACAATGATCatcaaattaaaagaagaaaaatatcagaTAATAAGAAAACGGATTGTTTATCCCCAAAAAAACATGAAGTAGATTCTGAAATCAGTGATTCAGCTACATCTCCAGATAAGCCAAGAGaactgaaaaataattttgaaagtaGTAAAGAATCTGAAAAGGAAGTTGCCAACACAATTTCCTGTCCTATAAATTCAACTTGCAGTATAGTAAGCAAAGCAAAGTCgaagcacaaaaatggaaaaatcagTCTAAAAGCAGATAGAATTTTACCAGTAGAGCCTGTTTGCCAACAAGAGGATGTGGTTAAATCCAAAAGGATTAGCATTCTTGAACTGTGTGAAGAAATTGCAGGCGAGATTGAATCGGACACAGTAGAGGTAAAAAGAATTTCTCCTAATCCTGATtatggaaaagaggaggaaaaaaatccagTACTGGAATTGCCACAGAACATAGTATTAAATGATGAGAAAACTAAGCAGAACTCTCAATGTAAGCGATTTTTTCCCAGCAGAAAAGGGATGTCTGTCAAATGTACTGTAAATGGCAGACATAACACAGTAAACAAAAATTCTAAGTGGACCAAAATAAAATTAACCAAGGTCAATCATGTGAGCCATAGTATCTCAAGTATTCCAAAGCTTgatgttttaaaatgtaataatccTGAGGAACAACAAGCCAGAACTGTAGAAATACAACTTCCAGAAGTTCCAAGGAAATTATCTGAAAACAATGATAGCACAATATGTGAACAGAAGTTAAGTACATCTGATTTTGAAGGAATCCAGATTAAAGATAGAATGCTACATGCCGAACAGTCCACTGTACAGAAGATAGAGAATGGTTTATCTGAGGCAAAACATTGTCCTGGACCAACACCAGATAAG AGTTTCAAGTTAGAGTTCACTACACCTCCAGAAAATACTTCATTGAAAATAATTTCAGAACAAGCGTCAGTAGTGAAGCAAGTAAAAAGAGAGACAACAGAAATCAAACCTCAAG CTCCAGTTGGTAAACAGTTGGTTCAGACTCCTCCTAATAAAGCCTCTGAGATAAATGAGAGCAg GGCATCCGTGCCAAAGATTCCATTAACAACAAAATGTGGTGGCTTACTTACATCTGAAGAAcatattcaaaaattaaaagaagctgCAAAAGATGGTGATAAGCAGCTAATCATA GATGCAGGACAAAAACGGTTTGGAGCTATTTCCTGTAATATTTGTGGAATGCTTTATACAGCTTCAAATCCTGAGGATGAAACCCAGCATCTGCTCTTTCATAACCAGTTTACAAGTGCAGTAAAATATGTg gggtggaaaaaagagagaattttGTCTGAGTATCCTGATGGTAAGATTATAATGGTCCTTCCTGATGATCCCAAGTATGCACTGAGAAAG GTTGATGAGATCAGAGAGATGGTTGATAATGATCTGGGATTCCAACAAGCTCCTCTAACATGCTCCAGAACTAAAACTCTATTATTTATTTCTAATGATAAAAAAGTAATTGGCTGCTTAATTGCAGAACATATTCAATGG GGGTATAGAGTTATTGAAGAAAAGATTCCAGATATTAGTTCAGAAAATGATAAGCTCACTTTTGAAAGGCAAAAGGCCTGGTGCTGCTCAACAACTCCCGAGCCGGCCATTTGTGGCATTAGTCGCATTTGGGTGTTCAGCATGATGCGACGGAAGAAAATTGCTTCTCGAATGTTAGAATGCTTGAG AAACAATTTTATatatggctcatatttaagtaaagAAGAAATTGCTTTTTCTGACCCTACTCCGGATGGAAAATTGTTTGCAACACGATATTTTGGGACTAGTCAATTTTTGGTATATAATTTTCTCAGTGGACAACAGCCTCAAAGTGGTAACCTTCATAATAAAAGGTAA
- the ESCO1 gene encoding N-acetyltransferase ESCO1 isoform X1: MAAQKRKSVLVESSAKRRKLNKSNKSVSTSKERKLQDSKCISNKKAVPKKEVPQHSATTNRSAVNKFINRASLPSSQNKQAQRNSKQTLNELKKKACKMVCMKRTSLKSLGKLCPAQTSLKSSKLKHANSLNFSKSSSKICSRGKRKCNIVKNKTSYENKKPNKSSVDSKTRSTEARCKRHPARCGKTSHKNLHSKSRLIKENSRRITKSGKYISNSNLEVQISKTSSLKKTASQNSEARWTKTSSEKPCDTDHRKLGKKSAGTDSAKAVRIRQEQLPVKQTKKVSQKNTVQDLPKSQHTVLHGHQARRSPRLQQSSDVSTISLRSRKVKETRASVTKQCSQMKKLVPQLKHEKLKHVHQKPGKSVEDNDHQIKRRKISDNKKTDCLSPKKHEVDSEISDSATSPDKPRELKNNFESSKESEKEVANTISCPINSTCSIVSKAKSKHKNGKISLKADRILPVEPVCQQEDVVKSKRISILELCEEIAGEIESDTVEVKRISPNPDYGKEEEKNPVLELPQNIVLNDEKTKQNSQCKRFFPSRKGMSVKCTVNGRHNTVNKNSKWTKIKLTKVNHVSHSISSIPKLDVLKCNNPEEQQARTVEIQLPEVPRKLSENNDSTICEQKLSTSDFEGIQIKDRMLHAEQSTVQKIENGLSEAKHCPGPTPDKSFKLEFTTPPENTSLKIISEQASVVKQVKRETTEIKPQAPVGKQLVQTPPNKASEINESRASVPKIPLTTKCGGLLTSEEHIQKLKEAAKDGDKQLIIDAGQKRFGAISCNICGMLYTASNPEDETQHLLFHNQFTSAVKYVGWKKERILSEYPDGKIIMVLPDDPKYALRKVDEIREMVDNDLGFQQAPLTCSRTKTLLFISNDKKVIGCLIAEHIQWGYRVIEEKIPDISSENDKLTFERQKAWCCSTTPEPAICGISRIWVFSMMRRKKIASRMLECLRNNFIYGSYLSKEEIAFSDPTPDGKLFATRYFGTSQFLVYNFLSGQQPQSGNLHNKR; encoded by the exons ATGGCAGCACAGAAAAGGAAATCTGTGCTGGTAGAATCCTCTGCCAAGCGGCGGAAAttgaataaaagtaataaatcagtttctactagcaaagaaagaaaactacAGGATTCTAAATGCATATCAAATAAGAAAGCAGTGCCGAAGAAAGAAGTGCCCCAACACTCTGCCACAACTAACAGGTCAGCTGTCAATAAGTTTATAAATAGAGCTTCTCTGCCATCTTCTCAAAATAAACAAGCGCAAAGGAACTCCAAACAGACTTTAAATGAGTTAAAGAAGAAAGCATGTAAAATGGTGTGCATGAAAAGGACATCCTTAAAATCTTTAGGTAAATTATGTCCTGCACAGACATCTCTGAAATCTTCCAAACTAAAGCATGCTAATTCTCTGAATTTTTCAAAATCTTCTTCCAAAATCTGTTCTAGGGGGAAGAGAAAATGCAACATTGTCAAAAATAAAACTTCCTATGAAAACAAGAAACCGAATAAATCATCTGTAGATTCTAAAACACGTTCTACAGAAGCTCGGTGTAAAAGACATCCAGCCCGGTGTGGTAAAACAAGTCATAAGAACCTGCATTCAAAATCACGACTGATCAAAGAAAATAGCAGAAGAATTACAAAATCTGGAAAATATATTAGTAATAGTAACTTAGAGGTTCAGATTTCTAAAACCTCTTCtctaaaaaaaacagcttctcaGAACAGTGAAGCAAGGTGGACTAAAACGTCAAGTGAAAAGCCTTGTGATACTGACCACAGAAAGTTAGGCAAAAAATCAGCGGGCACTGATTCTGCCAAAGCTGTCAGAATTAGGCAAGAACAATTACCTGTCAAACAAACTAAAAAAGTATCTCAGAAGAACACAGTGCAGGACCTTCCAAAGTCACAGCATACTGTTTTACATGGCCATCAAGCTAGAAGATCGCCAAGATTGCAGCAGTCATCTGATGTTTCTACAATATCTTTGAGAAGCAGAAAAGTTAAAGAAACACGTGCTTCTGTTACAAAGCAATGTAGCCAGATGAAAAAGCTGGTACCGCAACTAAAACATGAAAAGTTGAAACACGTTCACCAGAAACCAGGAAAGTCTGTGGAAGACAATGATCatcaaattaaaagaagaaaaatatcagaTAATAAGAAAACGGATTGTTTATCCCCAAAAAAACATGAAGTAGATTCTGAAATCAGTGATTCAGCTACATCTCCAGATAAGCCAAGAGaactgaaaaataattttgaaagtaGTAAAGAATCTGAAAAGGAAGTTGCCAACACAATTTCCTGTCCTATAAATTCAACTTGCAGTATAGTAAGCAAAGCAAAGTCgaagcacaaaaatggaaaaatcagTCTAAAAGCAGATAGAATTTTACCAGTAGAGCCTGTTTGCCAACAAGAGGATGTGGTTAAATCCAAAAGGATTAGCATTCTTGAACTGTGTGAAGAAATTGCAGGCGAGATTGAATCGGACACAGTAGAGGTAAAAAGAATTTCTCCTAATCCTGATtatggaaaagaggaggaaaaaaatccagTACTGGAATTGCCACAGAACATAGTATTAAATGATGAGAAAACTAAGCAGAACTCTCAATGTAAGCGATTTTTTCCCAGCAGAAAAGGGATGTCTGTCAAATGTACTGTAAATGGCAGACATAACACAGTAAACAAAAATTCTAAGTGGACCAAAATAAAATTAACCAAGGTCAATCATGTGAGCCATAGTATCTCAAGTATTCCAAAGCTTgatgttttaaaatgtaataatccTGAGGAACAACAAGCCAGAACTGTAGAAATACAACTTCCAGAAGTTCCAAGGAAATTATCTGAAAACAATGATAGCACAATATGTGAACAGAAGTTAAGTACATCTGATTTTGAAGGAATCCAGATTAAAGATAGAATGCTACATGCCGAACAGTCCACTGTACAGAAGATAGAGAATGGTTTATCTGAGGCAAAACATTGTCCTGGACCAACACCAGATAAG AGTTTCAAGTTAGAGTTCACTACACCTCCAGAAAATACTTCATTGAAAATAATTTCAGAACAAGCGTCAGTAGTGAAGCAAGTAAAAAGAGAGACAACAGAAATCAAACCTCAAG CTCCAGTTGGTAAACAGTTGGTTCAGACTCCTCCTAATAAAGCCTCTGAGATAAATGAGAGCAg GGCATCCGTGCCAAAGATTCCATTAACAACAAAATGTGGTGGCTTACTTACATCTGAAGAAcatattcaaaaattaaaagaagctgCAAAAGATGGTGATAAGCAGCTAATCATA GATGCAGGACAAAAACGGTTTGGAGCTATTTCCTGTAATATTTGTGGAATGCTTTATACAGCTTCAAATCCTGAGGATGAAACCCAGCATCTGCTCTTTCATAACCAGTTTACAAGTGCAGTAAAATATGTg gggtggaaaaaagagagaattttGTCTGAGTATCCTGATGGTAAGATTATAATGGTCCTTCCTGATGATCCCAAGTATGCACTGAGAAAG GTTGATGAGATCAGAGAGATGGTTGATAATGATCTGGGATTCCAACAAGCTCCTCTAACATGCTCCAGAACTAAAACTCTATTATTTATTTCTAATGATAAAAAAGTAATTGGCTGCTTAATTGCAGAACATATTCAATGG GGGTATAGAGTTATTGAAGAAAAGATTCCAGATATTAGTTCAGAAAATGATAAGCTCACTTTTGAAAGGCAAAAGGCCTGGTGCTGCTCAACAACTCCCGAGCCGGCCATTTGTGGCATTAGTCGCATTTGGGTGTTCAGCATGATGCGACGGAAGAAAATTGCTTCTCGAATGTTAGAATGCTTGAG AAACAATTTTATatatggctcatatttaagtaaagAAGAAATTGCTTTTTCTGACCCTACTCCGGATGGAAAATTGTTTGCAACACGATATTTTGGGACTAGTCAATTTTTGGTATATAATTTTCTCAGTGGACAACAGCCTCAAAGTGGTAACCTTCATAATAAAAGGTAA